The nucleotide window aaaaaatataattagtcatTGAGTTTgactatgatattatattaaaactcaaaTTATAGAATTGTCTGGTCTATAGTATGTTAATGCTGTAATTAAGTCCTAATCTAGAATTAaggttataaagtaaaaaataacagactctaaatatagttatagttgtcccattgctgggctaaggcacaTGTCTCCTTTTGAGGAGTTTAAAACTTAATACACCATGCTGCTCCTATGTGAGTGATTGATGTGGCAGATTTCCATCCGACCCATGCAGGCAcacaattaagtaaatttttaataatgagtGTTAAAtgctttaaaacataatattggtTACTTTTACTAAAGTATAAATACACctgtaatgatttttttcaaattaaactctTTATGCaaactattgtatatatttagaatattttctgCAATTTCACTTGCCGACCAAGTGTTGATGACAGGTTCATGAGTATACTGCAGTTGGGCTAATGCTTGCATTTGATTGTTTATGATGCTAACACCtaaaaaattcattaaaaaattaatatttcatatattgcaGTTTAAGAACAAATGTAGAAAGTATTAACGAACCTTCCACAACATTCTCTAAGCTGTCAAGGGCTTCTAATAAACTGTCTGTAAGTGGTTTTGTTTGGTGTGGATAATAGCCATccttatattcatataattttagtgCAGATATAGATTTACATATCTTAAAGCCTTTTTCTCTAATAGTCGACCAATTACTTAACAGATGGTGTAGATTGGTTATGTGTGAATAAACTGTTTTTGAAATACCCGGACTGTCCTtgtttggtgttattatttctgtaaataaaatttgttttttttttttctattttctacATAAGATATCTGTCCAGTTATAgcattattataaaagtgttttaccttttggaataaaattaattagatcatttttagtttttgtagGCGTAacagacatttttttgtttcataaattattatttgtttttacgtGTAATAGTTTATAGCTAACAAGCTatgagcaaaatatttttttcaatggcATAAACTAACTGCAGTAAGTACTACTACGAGATCAGAGCTAAGATGGAATTATTCAGGAGCAGATTGATCAGTGGAAGagtttaaattcaaatgaaagtGGCAATTAAACACGCTTACAGGGTACAGCATAAGTACAGCAGCAAGGGTAcagcttaaaataatatctaacacaaaacaatttgtaaaataGACCTTTAAAAATCACAATGTTTACAAGGTTATGGGTTATAGCaagtataaatagatttaactttatatatactCATATAGTTAAAAAAGAAGCTATATATTTGTCTTTCTGGCCATGCTaagatgtattattttaatgaaaactaaataaatttaaaattttaagtaaataaacattaagcAGTCAAAATTAGGGTTaccagatatatatatatatcttttgatattaaaataaatataaaaaaataatctcgaGAAGGATGTAACTATTATATAGAAgaaaactgaaataataaacaacaaattaCGGCATACTGTATTAATTATTAGCGTTAAATTATTGTTGCCAATtgggtaaatattttaaaaatatgtatttttttaccaatactttaataattgacaatatgactcaataataacaaaaattctGGTAGGTTTAATAATTAAGCTGTTTTcatttagtataattaaaacagCTTTATTATTCATAGCatcatttagtttaatttgtcGTTATTAGTGAGAACAGAAGCTTTTTTATAGTAgtcattaattattcaataaataataatgttgggaaaaataattttgtttctgcCAGCACATAACAGCTTAGTCTCCAAAgccgtataataaatataaaaaagtaaactgTCACTTCATTTCATCATTTGTCAGTTGTCACTTGTTAGTAAGTAAACGTTTAACTGCCAGTACTTAGCcagctatatttataaatttcttatacCAATTCACTTTTTAGGTAACCggcattgtttatttaaaacatgaaaaattAATCGGTTTggcttaacaaaattaaattatataaactgttcggattatcatataattattttttagcttaatttattcgtttttataatgttaatattaatacacagTTCAAATTCCCTATTTAACAATATCCTTAATACAGGACTATGTCTGGACCCGTTCAAGATGTAATTGAAGAAGACGCTGCTGATTTACAATTTCCTAAAGGTATAGCATGTTCATATATTACAccaattattatagtttaagtgtatataacttaatttttctatattctattattatagaatttgaAAATGCGGAAACGCTATTAATATCTGAAGTTGACATGTTACTGGAACATAGAAAAGCTCAAAATGAATCAGCAGAAGAGGAACAAGAGTTTTCTGAAGTGTTTATGAAGACACTTACATACACCaatatgtttaagaaatttAAGAACAAAGAAACCATAACTGCTGTCAGGAAGTAAGTACAAATGGCTACTATGCCtagaataaacaaattaaaatatacttgataAAAGCTATAAGGTATTCAAACAAAACTTAACTGTAATGTTGTGTACATACATTACAATTCCTTtccattattttctaataattatttaactttttattttagtctaCTCCAGTCTAAGAAGTTACATAAGTTTGAAGTTGCAAGTTTGGCAAATTTATGTCCAGAAACACCAGAAGAAGCAAAAGCATTGATTCCATCTTTAGAAGGGAGATTTGAAGATGAAGAACTCAGAATATTATTAGATGACATACAAACAAAACGTAGTATACAgtactaataaatttaactagttttttatgtttgacttttatttctgccgcttattttatttcatgcaaAAACTCATTATCTTTAAACTCTgagaagtaaaataataaatgaataatttagtttgaaaccactatttttaaataaagttatccTAAAAAGTTGtagaaattttatgtattttgggtCTATAAAGAAGTATGCTTACTAgccattgtaattttttattaaaataaaaaagcagttCTTAAATCAGTCTGTATATTGGATATGTCTGCAATACAGCAAGATACATTACAATGAAAACAGGTAAAAGTGATAAAATATTGGaaacaaaaatagtaattagAATTTCTTCTCTgaaacaaaactataataaaaccaTTCTTATCTTTACTTAAAAtcgatactattattattgatgttaaTTAATGCCTCTAAAAACAAGCCTTTTGTCGAGCATTacgcgtaaaaaaaattaaagaattttttttcaataaacctCAACAATTTTAGAAAACTAAAACTCAACAATCCTCTCATAATTTCCTTAATCACTAATTTTGTTgcctaaacattatttttaacaaaatgctAAACAAAAGGCTTGCTTGAATTATAAACTTATCTCAATGGGCACTTTTGGTTTAGTTTTAATGTTAGTATTTAATCTAATatcatagtaataaaaattacaaacttaTCAATCATCTAAaagcaaacattaaaataatattaaccatctaTAAAAGAACTATCAAATCTAAGGTCCTAGCAAAATTACTTTTATGGTACATCTTGCACAACTCCTACCCtgaacatacaaaaatatctttatgtactttaaaaaacattaacatttctACATAAAGTTGTTTGTGGTAAATATGTTTTTCCAATAATTGGTAGGTAGTAGTGGAATGTGGCAACAACTTTACGTAGAAACTTCCTCCACACCCAGTGATTTACATAAAATGATTTGGTAAGGGTACCTTTAATAGCACACATTTATTAACAGCTAATATTTTCGGGTCACCTAAACTTACTAAACCTTAAATTAGGTAACGATATCGGGAAAGATAAATCCTAAAGTACAACCTGGACCTGTgacataaatctaaatattgtaagtattatgttaataaagcaTAACATTGTTTTGGGGTTCGTGTGTGGGTAATCTATAACGTCACGGAAGCTAACAGGAAGCAATGCAATTATAAAGCTTACAATTACGGAAActgtacatattttgttataaatgtgCAACTAAGTAAAGGATTTGAGAGGAGACGAAACAAAATTTCCAGTTTGATACAGCATTCTCGCAGTTTTACGACGTACACGGTTCGCTAGAATATTTGTCAACATTACAGCTAGATATTGCACTTATGAGAAAAATCTACACAGTAATCCGGTTTTTAAATACTGGCTCGGCTTTGtctttcatatttaaatgattttcattttCTGCGCAGCGAATGTTATCATTatccttattaaatatttactactaATGAATGTGAAATCATagatgactttttttattagctTTGTATAATactactgaatattttttaaagtatctaCATACatgtactttaataaaaatagaaacgaaattatttgtacaaatatcaaaacattttttagaaTTGATCATTTGTCACATTCaccgataaataaaaataaactgccTTCCAGTTACCGTAAGTCCAAAAGATATTCAACATCCTACCGTGTCATGTCACAAGCCAGTAACAGCCCTCACTTTACACATCTAAAAATCACTCCTCAGCACCTTCGGTAACACTTCACAACTCGTGGTTACTGCTTACTTTGTGCAAGACCTATAAACGTTAGCTGATAAATAGATACAAGCACTCACGTGTTTCAGTACCGAAAGTTGTCAAGTAACAATCAATATTCACTTACATATCacattcatttgttaaaaaataaccaatacacacatatataaattataatatataaatatcagcaACTCGAAATTTACAATCACAATGTTTACATTTGAAATTCGGCATATATCATAAGTATGgctcttaataaaaattttgatttgaGCAATGACAAGATTTAAAATACTCTATATTCCAAAGGTGAgccgtcaaaaatatttttttttctgccgtcgaaatttacaaaacattaaaaaaaaaataagcagatCTTACTATGTTTTCAACATTCTACGTTATCAGTCTCGATGATAGAAATGCGTTTTGGCCAAAATGAGAGATCCAATTGGCATGGTCCATTCTTTCCTATCCGAATGATATAATAACGAATACCGTGTCTATCCAATATACCCAGTACAGATACCTGACACCCTACGCATTTCTtaagaaaagtttaaaaaagcTGTATACATACTCTTTATATACAATCGAACGTTGATATTATTATCTATGTGTAATTTACCTCTACGAGgcgataataattcaatttctaaTACcagattaagagcaaatggcgCACATGCTAGTTAGTATAaacttctttttatattaactttattataatcattgtcAAGATACCTGTACCAAAGCATGAGTAAAGATTTCAAAAATCAGTCTA belongs to Vanessa tameamea isolate UH-Manoa-2023 chromosome 13, ilVanTame1 primary haplotype, whole genome shotgun sequence and includes:
- the Polr2d gene encoding DNA-directed RNA polymerase II subunit Rpb4; the encoded protein is MSGPVQDVIEEDAADLQFPKEFENAETLLISEVDMLLEHRKAQNESAEEEQEFSEVFMKTLTYTNMFKKFKNKETITAVRNLLQSKKLHKFEVASLANLCPETPEEAKALIPSLEGRFEDEELRILLDDIQTKRSIQY
- the LOC113403332 gene encoding cyclin-dependent kinase 2-interacting protein-like, with the translated sequence MSVTPTKTKNDLINFIPKEIITPNKDSPGISKTVYSHITNLHHLLSNWSTIREKGFKICKSISALKLYEYKDGYYPHQTKPLTDSLLEALDSLENVVEGVSIINNQMQALAQLQYTHEPVINTWSASEIAENILNIYNSLHKEFNLKKIITENIAHCRDENLIEVYVSSWEFDTFLSMELSAYLFADVGLAGIT